A portion of the Rhodanobacter sp. AS-Z3 genome contains these proteins:
- a CDS encoding GNAT family N-acetyltransferase, with protein sequence MQMPQIQVETKLTRHAPDPAKSDHWIDKLSDGTRVLVRPIRAEDRQLETDFIMALSPESRRFRFLGDFKRPSEALLDQLLDIDDSRKVAFVALVHDDGHLREIGVSRFAAEPDGQRCECAITISDEWNHRGLGVTLMKHLISVAREKGFAQLFSIDSAVNLPMRDLAKELGFSHHAVADDATLVRYELDL encoded by the coding sequence ATGCAAATGCCACAGATTCAGGTTGAAACGAAGTTGACCCGGCATGCTCCTGATCCCGCAAAGTCGGACCACTGGATCGACAAGTTGAGTGACGGCACCCGCGTACTGGTCCGGCCCATCCGTGCGGAAGATCGCCAGCTTGAAACTGACTTCATCATGGCGTTGTCGCCCGAGTCCAGGCGCTTCCGCTTTCTGGGTGATTTCAAGCGGCCCAGTGAAGCGCTGCTGGATCAGTTGCTGGATATCGATGATTCGCGAAAAGTGGCTTTCGTTGCGCTCGTTCACGACGACGGTCATCTGCGCGAAATTGGTGTAAGCCGGTTCGCGGCAGAGCCCGATGGCCAGCGCTGCGAGTGCGCGATCACCATTTCTGACGAATGGAACCATCGCGGCTTGGGTGTGACCCTCATGAAGCATCTGATCAGCGTGGCGCGCGAGAAGGGTTTCGCACAGCTTTTTTCGATCGACAGCGCGGTCAACCTGCCCATGCGGGATCTGGCAAAAGAGCTGGGCTTTAGCCATCACGCCGTCGCCGACGATGCCACGTTGGTCAGGTACGAACTCGATTTGTAA
- a CDS encoding chemotaxis protein CheB yields MSASRPLKTGTGRPEAAKASAPDARSSTLSGRFLVVGIGASAGGLDAARQLLRALPADSGMAFVLVQHLDPNHESMMVELLASHTAMAVCQAANGMQIEPNHFYVIPPGTYLAVDDGALHLSEPPVRHGGRLPFDFLLHSLGEAYRDCAVCIVLSGTGADGSIGLKTIKQNGGLVLVQEPKEAGYDGMPRNAVLTGAVDHVLLIDKMPEVLARYGKRLPAGSSMLSDAAAAPEEGSLTAIIELLRETTKHDFRLYKKGTLQRRIERRMLIAGVETHHMDEYLQLLRKDGHEAELLAKDLLINVTRFFRDTDVFDTLATTIIPDMIRAHKTDQPLRIWVPGCSTGEEAYSLTILFREAIQAEKKNIKLQIFASDADADAVTSAREGLYAETIKAEVSEERLQRFFSKDEHGYRVLPDLRGAVVFTVQDVLSDPPFSRLDMVSCRNLLIYLGADAQTKAIALFHFALKPNGVLLLGSSETAGHIDARFEVISKPARLYRRIGHSHPGELNFLLGANDDEPSRTRPAPSQSHLRQTALAELCRRSVMEAFAPAAVLINLKHECLYHLGPTGRYLQVAPGHPTHDLFSMASAGLRSKLRSAIQLANQPSGRATLENCSSGHGTNLVPFGLDVRKVASGGETFLLVCFVDERPGGVSAKSPVTPGDAPRINQLEHELEATRAELQGAIQDLEASSEEQKAINEEALSVNEESQSTNEELLTSKEELQSLNEELTALNGQLQETLEHQRTTSNDLQNVLNSTDVATIFLDTELKIRLYTPATKALFSVIPGDIGRPLADLRSLATDGELLADARTVLHKLVPIEREIESRSGVFFVRRILPYRTDNNGVEGVVITFTDITQQRHGEQSLVAAKQEAESANAAKSRFLAAASHDLRQPLQTLKLLQGLLLNTVEDAQQRKLTGRIGDALRAMSGMLNALLDINEIESGQVQPHAVSFPLVDLMERLGDEFNYHASSQGLTLHVVPCHLAIQSDPRLLEQMIRNLLANALKYTRQGRILFGCRRHKGWLSIQIWDTGPGIPPEQLQPIFEEFHQLDNPARERSRGQGLGLSIVQRLGNLLGHEIRVRSVVGKGSMFAIDVALAPLENAGMLPLKGASALDANGNAARHTGMILVVEDEPDLLELLGSILKGRGHQVALAADGIAALDWIAKGGVQPDLILTDHNLPRGMTGLQLIIKLREKLGRDIPAIVLTGDISTRTSREVALAHCTQLNKPAKLKEVTYVIQRLLASAQPRSTLRRVDSNLTDIESDEPSGPSLIYVVDDDGVVRKTLREVLEAAGHLVKDFPSCEAFLDAYKPGLGCCLLVDANFPGMKGIALLRHLRDLGNKVPTIVITGSSDISLAVDAMKAGATDFIQKPFERTDLLESIARAMDHTRDANKLAAWQHAAFDHIADLTPRQKQIMDLVLTGQPSKNIAVDLGISQRTVENHRAQIMKRTGSTSIPALARLAVAASTEDAALPPPVS; encoded by the coding sequence ATGTCGGCAAGCCGTCCACTCAAGACGGGAACGGGCCGGCCAGAAGCCGCCAAGGCCTCCGCTCCCGATGCCCGTTCCAGCACCCTGTCCGGCCGCTTTCTTGTGGTGGGTATCGGCGCATCCGCAGGTGGCCTGGATGCGGCACGGCAGCTTTTGCGCGCGCTGCCGGCGGATAGCGGCATGGCCTTCGTCCTGGTTCAGCACCTGGACCCGAACCATGAAAGCATGATGGTTGAACTGCTGGCCAGCCACACCGCCATGGCGGTATGCCAGGCTGCCAACGGCATGCAAATCGAGCCCAATCACTTCTATGTCATTCCGCCGGGTACTTATCTGGCAGTCGATGACGGCGCCCTGCACCTCTCGGAGCCGCCGGTCCGTCACGGCGGGCGCCTGCCTTTCGATTTTCTGCTGCACTCGCTCGGTGAAGCTTATCGGGACTGCGCGGTATGCATCGTCCTTTCGGGCACCGGTGCTGACGGCAGCATCGGGCTGAAGACCATCAAGCAAAACGGGGGTCTGGTGCTGGTGCAGGAGCCGAAGGAAGCCGGCTACGACGGCATGCCGCGCAATGCTGTCCTCACCGGAGCGGTCGACCACGTACTGCTGATCGACAAGATGCCCGAGGTCCTGGCCCGCTACGGCAAGCGGCTGCCGGCTGGCAGCAGCATGCTATCGGACGCTGCAGCGGCCCCCGAGGAAGGCAGCCTGACCGCGATCATCGAGCTGTTGCGCGAAACGACCAAACATGATTTTCGCCTGTACAAAAAGGGCACGCTGCAGCGGCGTATTGAACGACGCATGCTGATTGCAGGTGTCGAAACCCATCACATGGATGAATACCTGCAGCTCCTGCGCAAAGATGGCCACGAGGCTGAGCTGCTGGCGAAGGACCTGTTGATCAACGTGACCCGTTTCTTCCGCGATACCGATGTGTTCGACACGCTGGCCACCACGATCATTCCCGACATGATCAGGGCGCACAAAACCGATCAACCCCTGCGAATCTGGGTTCCCGGTTGCAGTACGGGCGAGGAAGCCTATTCGCTGACCATACTGTTTCGCGAAGCCATTCAGGCTGAAAAAAAGAATATCAAACTGCAGATCTTCGCCTCGGACGCCGATGCTGACGCCGTAACCAGTGCTCGCGAAGGCCTGTATGCGGAAACCATCAAGGCCGAAGTGTCGGAAGAGCGACTGCAGCGCTTTTTCTCGAAAGACGAACACGGCTATCGGGTGCTTCCCGACCTGCGCGGTGCCGTGGTGTTTACCGTGCAGGACGTGTTGAGTGACCCGCCGTTTTCGCGGCTGGACATGGTGTCCTGCCGCAACCTGCTGATCTATCTGGGTGCAGATGCGCAGACCAAGGCCATCGCGTTGTTCCACTTTGCGCTCAAGCCCAATGGCGTCCTGTTGCTGGGCAGCTCGGAAACCGCCGGTCACATCGACGCTCGATTCGAGGTGATCTCCAAGCCGGCACGTCTCTATCGCCGTATCGGCCACAGTCATCCGGGCGAGCTCAATTTCCTGCTCGGTGCGAATGACGACGAGCCATCGAGGACGCGCCCCGCACCGAGCCAGAGCCACCTGCGTCAGACGGCCCTGGCAGAGCTTTGCCGGCGCAGCGTGATGGAAGCTTTTGCGCCAGCGGCCGTTCTGATCAACCTGAAGCATGAGTGTCTCTATCACCTGGGCCCGACAGGTCGCTACCTGCAGGTGGCTCCGGGCCACCCCACGCACGACTTGTTCTCGATGGCGTCAGCGGGATTGCGCAGCAAGCTACGTTCAGCCATCCAGTTGGCCAATCAACCATCGGGGCGGGCTACGCTGGAAAACTGCAGCAGCGGGCACGGCACGAATCTGGTGCCTTTCGGTCTTGACGTACGAAAAGTGGCGAGCGGTGGGGAAACCTTCCTGCTGGTCTGTTTCGTCGACGAGAGGCCTGGTGGCGTCAGCGCGAAGTCGCCAGTGACACCAGGCGATGCTCCGCGCATCAACCAGCTTGAACACGAACTTGAAGCCACCCGTGCGGAACTGCAGGGCGCGATTCAGGACCTGGAAGCGTCCAGCGAAGAGCAGAAGGCCATCAACGAGGAGGCGCTTTCGGTCAACGAAGAGAGCCAGTCCACCAATGAGGAATTGCTCACCTCCAAAGAGGAGCTGCAATCACTGAACGAAGAACTGACCGCGCTGAACGGGCAGCTGCAGGAAACCCTGGAACACCAGCGCACGACATCCAACGATTTGCAGAACGTGCTCAACAGCACGGACGTAGCCACGATTTTCCTCGATACCGAGCTGAAGATCCGCCTCTACACTCCCGCGACCAAGGCACTTTTCAGCGTCATCCCTGGCGACATCGGCCGGCCCCTGGCGGATCTGCGTTCGCTGGCGACCGATGGGGAACTGCTCGCCGATGCGCGCACGGTTCTGCACAAGCTGGTTCCGATCGAGCGCGAAATTGAATCGCGCAGCGGCGTGTTTTTTGTGCGGCGAATTCTTCCCTATCGCACTGACAACAACGGCGTCGAAGGTGTCGTAATAACGTTTACCGACATCACCCAGCAGAGACATGGCGAACAGTCGCTGGTCGCGGCCAAGCAGGAAGCCGAATCGGCCAACGCTGCGAAATCGCGCTTCCTGGCCGCGGCAAGCCATGATCTGCGCCAACCGCTGCAAACGCTGAAACTCCTGCAAGGTCTTTTGCTGAACACCGTCGAAGACGCGCAGCAGCGCAAGCTGACCGGCCGTATCGGTGACGCCCTCAGGGCGATGTCCGGCATGCTCAACGCCTTGCTCGACATCAACGAGATCGAATCCGGCCAGGTGCAGCCGCATGCTGTCAGCTTCCCGCTCGTCGACCTCATGGAACGGTTGGGCGACGAGTTCAACTATCACGCCTCCTCGCAGGGGCTCACCCTGCACGTGGTGCCATGCCACCTGGCCATCCAAAGCGATCCCAGGCTGCTTGAGCAGATGATCCGCAATCTGCTTGCCAACGCGCTCAAGTACACCAGGCAGGGACGCATACTTTTCGGTTGTCGCCGACACAAGGGCTGGCTGAGCATCCAGATCTGGGACACCGGTCCGGGTATTCCGCCCGAGCAGTTGCAGCCCATTTTCGAGGAGTTCCATCAACTGGACAATCCGGCGCGCGAACGCTCCCGTGGCCAGGGCCTGGGACTGTCGATCGTGCAACGCCTTGGCAACCTGCTCGGCCATGAGATTCGCGTGCGGTCCGTGGTCGGCAAGGGCTCGATGTTCGCTATTGACGTAGCACTGGCGCCGCTGGAAAACGCGGGAATGCTCCCTCTGAAGGGTGCTTCGGCACTCGATGCCAATGGCAATGCGGCCCGGCACACGGGCATGATTCTGGTGGTCGAGGACGAACCCGATTTGCTCGAACTGCTGGGCTCCATTCTCAAGGGCCGCGGGCATCAGGTGGCACTCGCAGCCGATGGCATCGCTGCGTTGGACTGGATTGCCAAGGGCGGCGTGCAGCCGGATCTGATCCTCACTGATCACAACCTGCCCCGCGGAATGACGGGATTGCAGCTCATCATCAAGCTGCGCGAAAAGCTTGGCCGCGACATACCGGCCATCGTGCTTACCGGTGACATCTCCACCCGGACCTCGCGCGAGGTTGCGTTGGCACACTGCACGCAATTGAACAAGCCAGCCAAGCTGAAAGAGGTTACCTACGTGATTCAGCGCCTGCTGGCGTCAGCGCAGCCGAGGTCAACCCTGCGCCGCGTGGACAGCAACCTGACCGACATTGAAAGCGACGAACCTTCCGGCCCGAGCCTCATCTACGTTGTCGACGACGATGGCGTAGTGCGCAAAACATTGCGCGAGGTACTGGAAGCCGCTGGACACCTGGTGAAGGACTTCCCGTCATGTGAAGCCTTTCTGGATGCCTATAAACCCGGCCTTGGGTGCTGCCTGCTGGTTGATGCCAATTTTCCCGGCATGAAAGGCATTGCCTTGCTAAGGCACCTGCGTGACCTCGGCAACAAGGTGCCGACGATCGTGATTACCGGAAGCAGCGACATATCCCTTGCCGTCGATGCCATGAAAGCCGGGGCAACCGACTTCATTCAGAAGCCATTCGAACGTACTGACCTGCTCGAGAGCATTGCGCGAGCGATGGATCACACCCGCGACGCCAACAAACTGGCCGCATGGCAACATGCCGCGTTCGACCATATCGCCGACCTCACACCCCGGCAGAAGCAGATCATGGATCTGGTGCTGACCGGTCAGCCCAGCAAAAACATTGCCGTGGATCTGGGGATCAGCCAGCGTACGGTGGAAAACCACCGTGCCCAAATCATGAAACGGACGGGTTCAACATCCATCCCGGCGCTGGCGCGGCTGGCGGTGGCTGCGTCGACCGAGGATGCCGCCCTGCCGCCGCCGGTTTCCTGA
- a CDS encoding ATPase domain-containing protein, protein MSNAKATIHRMQTGIPGLDEVLGGGLPEFSFNVIAGPPGCGKTTLAHQMMFALATPERPALYFTVLGESPLKMLRYQQQFEFFDNEKVNRSIHYINLADDMLTGDLGRVLARIIAEVEAFAPSLVFVDSFRSVILAGQGHDDGNGFISLQQFVQQLGILMTSWQATTFLIGEYFSDSEPSPVFTVADGLISLQQSAQRNSMVRKLEITKMRGQPSLPGLHTFRIDDSGVQVFAPPKVTATTAYSPALPITARLSMGVPGLDEMMCGGLPRGFSLLVAGPSGSGKSILAGEFLVEGARLGETGVIAAFEQRPTQSRGRRIAELIESGRIGVVDTRASTLSVDEVATLLIAEIARLKATRVVIDSLSGFELALAPTFREDFRESLSRMVSALATTGVTVLMTSELEDRYTELRFSPYGTAFLTDAIIVQRYIEMEGRLRRMMAVVKIRASNHSTELRLFHIDDDGIKIGQPLAGYEGLLSGSPTHSQSSAQYSKGLGDG, encoded by the coding sequence ATGAGCAACGCAAAAGCCACCATTCACCGCATGCAGACCGGCATACCCGGGCTCGATGAGGTACTCGGCGGCGGGTTGCCGGAGTTTTCGTTCAACGTGATCGCCGGGCCGCCCGGATGCGGCAAAACCACGCTCGCACATCAGATGATGTTCGCGCTGGCGACGCCCGAACGTCCGGCGTTGTACTTCACGGTGCTGGGCGAATCACCGTTGAAGATGCTGCGTTACCAGCAGCAGTTCGAATTCTTCGACAACGAGAAGGTCAACCGTTCGATCCACTACATCAACCTTGCCGACGACATGCTCACGGGTGATCTGGGTCGGGTGCTGGCTAGAATCATCGCCGAGGTGGAGGCGTTCGCGCCATCGCTGGTGTTCGTCGATTCCTTTCGCTCGGTGATCCTGGCCGGTCAAGGCCATGACGATGGCAACGGCTTCATCAGCCTGCAGCAGTTCGTGCAACAACTGGGCATATTGATGACCAGCTGGCAGGCCACGACCTTCCTGATCGGCGAATACTTCAGCGATAGCGAACCCAGCCCGGTGTTCACGGTGGCGGACGGGCTGATCAGCCTGCAGCAAAGCGCGCAGCGCAATTCGATGGTGCGCAAGCTGGAGATCACCAAGATGCGCGGTCAGCCGAGCTTGCCGGGCCTGCATACATTTCGCATTGATGACTCCGGAGTTCAGGTATTTGCGCCGCCGAAGGTGACAGCAACTACCGCATACAGTCCGGCGTTGCCGATCACGGCCAGGCTCTCCATGGGTGTACCTGGACTGGACGAGATGATGTGCGGTGGGCTGCCGCGCGGGTTCTCCCTGCTGGTGGCGGGTCCTTCGGGGTCGGGCAAGAGCATTCTGGCGGGGGAGTTTCTGGTCGAGGGTGCGCGCCTTGGCGAGACGGGCGTTATCGCTGCCTTCGAACAGCGACCCACCCAGTCGCGCGGCCGCCGGATTGCCGAGCTGATCGAGAGTGGTCGCATTGGCGTGGTGGATACCCGCGCATCGACCTTGTCGGTGGATGAAGTTGCCACGCTGCTGATCGCGGAAATAGCCCGCCTCAAGGCGACCCGGGTGGTCATCGACTCGTTGTCTGGCTTCGAACTCGCGCTGGCGCCGACCTTCCGCGAGGACTTCCGTGAATCGCTATCGCGCATGGTATCGGCGCTGGCGACCACCGGCGTCACCGTGTTGATGACCTCCGAACTGGAAGACCGCTATACCGAGTTGCGCTTCAGTCCTTACGGCACGGCCTTCCTCACCGACGCCATCATCGTGCAGCGTTACATCGAGATGGAAGGCCGGTTACGGCGCATGATGGCGGTGGTGAAGATCCGTGCCAGCAACCATTCGACCGAACTGCGTCTGTTCCACATCGATGATGACGGCATCAAGATCGGTCAACCGTTAGCCGGCTATGAGGGGTTGTTGAGCGGTAGCCCCACTCACAGCCAGTCCAGTGCGCAGTACTCGAAGGGGTTGGGTGATGGATAA
- a CDS encoding SHOCT domain-containing protein, with translation MHAHLWNNWYFGLGWGWFLWLGIVLLLFFSMVNWRYAFAVLRKHRLDAGVQKDAPHRLNARYAGGEITREEFNHVKSDISKTA, from the coding sequence ATGCATGCCCATCTCTGGAATAACTGGTACTTCGGCTTGGGCTGGGGCTGGTTCTTGTGGTTGGGCATCGTTTTGCTGCTTTTTTTCAGCATGGTCAACTGGCGCTATGCCTTTGCGGTTCTCAGGAAACACCGGTTGGACGCGGGGGTGCAGAAGGACGCGCCGCATAGGCTCAACGCGCGCTATGCCGGCGGCGAAATCACTCGTGAAGAATTCAACCACGTGAAATCCGACATTTCGAAGACGGCATGA
- a CDS encoding DUF502 domain-containing protein — protein sequence MRPFRVKRYLLTGLLTFIPLWVTWLVFKFILGMLAGIGAPLVAGFLNTLALVAPHAAESLKMEWLNFILALLITLVALYLLGFIANRVIGQRFLSAFDGLLARIPLVQTIYGGTKKLMAVLQNKPSGMQRVVLIDFPRRGMKVVGFVTRVMVEEGTGREMAAVYIPTTPNPTGGYLELVPVDELTPTDWTMDQAMAFIISGGAVAPETLPAPPAHLRHGETEPRA from the coding sequence ATGCGCCCGTTTCGCGTCAAACGCTACCTGCTCACCGGCCTGCTTACCTTCATCCCGTTGTGGGTGACCTGGCTGGTGTTCAAATTCATCCTCGGCATGCTGGCCGGCATCGGTGCGCCGCTGGTGGCAGGGTTTCTCAACACGCTGGCGCTGGTGGCACCGCACGCCGCTGAATCGCTGAAGATGGAGTGGCTGAACTTCATTCTGGCGTTGTTGATCACGTTGGTGGCGCTGTACCTGCTTGGCTTTATTGCGAACCGGGTGATCGGCCAGCGTTTTCTCAGCGCGTTCGATGGCTTGCTGGCGCGCATTCCACTGGTGCAGACGATTTACGGTGGCACCAAGAAATTGATGGCGGTGCTGCAGAACAAGCCCAGCGGGATGCAGCGCGTGGTGCTGATCGACTTCCCACGGCGCGGCATGAAGGTAGTGGGCTTTGTCACGCGGGTGATGGTGGAGGAAGGTACCGGTCGCGAGATGGCGGCCGTCTATATCCCGACCACGCCCAACCCCACGGGTGGTTATCTGGAACTGGTGCCGGTGGACGAGTTGACGCCGACCGACTGGACCATGGATCAGGCGATGGCCTTCATCATTTCCGGTGGCGCGGTGGCGCCGGAGACCTTGCCCGCGCCGCCGGCACATCTGCGTCACGGCGAAACGGAGCCACGCGCATGA
- a CDS encoding diguanylate cyclase, with product MNGQPDGHSIVSASHTVALLDARAAELRAELLKLRQQLAEVEGDLSDSQAARLLEANQKLVLAVLQADRTAEVAVANLAAANDSHQRDALTGVLTRALGIDRLENAIDMARRNGKRLAVLFLDLDHFKAVNDHLGHASGDQVLQMTAQRLQSVLRDSDTVSRYGGDEFMLILPDVSGAADVGLLASDLLAALIMPGAVGGHTLQQSASLGISLYPDDGEDATTLIQRADAAMYRCKRRGSAGFEFYTPQDVDEGRGELPPGLIPASSTSHVDVLAISASRQQDLREANEQLVMSSLVAQESEAQARQAHRQQIAFMAMVAHELRNPLTPLRLATDMLTNRGLANEVPIERLATLITSQIARMARLIDDLLDGSRLSTGKLRLEFDEVDVLGVLDQAIMACRPGMHARQQQFSADLLSGPLNVHGDPIRLAQIFSNLLDNASKYTPEGGEIALGMTLVDHTLSIFVRDNGVGITDEMLPQIFDLFVQDAQVLAHSSGGLGIGLAVVRELVEGHGGTVTAHSAGRNLGSEFVVTLPLA from the coding sequence ATGAACGGCCAGCCAGACGGGCACAGCATCGTCTCGGCCAGCCACACCGTTGCGTTGCTGGATGCGCGGGCGGCTGAGCTGCGTGCTGAGCTGCTGAAACTGCGCCAGCAGCTGGCTGAGGTTGAAGGTGACTTGAGCGACAGTCAGGCGGCGCGGTTGCTGGAGGCAAACCAGAAGCTGGTACTTGCGGTACTGCAAGCTGACAGAACCGCCGAGGTAGCGGTGGCAAATCTTGCTGCGGCGAATGATTCACATCAGCGCGATGCATTGACTGGAGTGCTTACCCGCGCGCTGGGGATCGATCGATTGGAAAACGCGATCGACATGGCGCGCCGTAACGGAAAGCGATTGGCCGTATTGTTCCTGGACCTCGACCATTTCAAGGCGGTGAACGACCACCTGGGCCACGCCAGTGGCGACCAAGTGCTTCAAATGACTGCGCAACGCCTGCAGTCTGTCTTGCGGGATTCCGATACCGTGTCCCGCTATGGCGGCGATGAATTTATGCTGATTCTGCCTGACGTTTCAGGCGCTGCCGACGTCGGCCTGTTGGCCAGCGATCTTTTGGCTGCGCTCATCATGCCGGGCGCGGTGGGTGGACACACGCTGCAGCAATCGGCCAGCCTGGGCATCAGTCTCTATCCCGACGACGGCGAAGACGCAACCACCCTGATCCAGCGCGCGGATGCCGCGATGTACCGTTGCAAGCGCCGCGGCAGCGCGGGCTTCGAGTTCTATACCCCACAGGATGTGGACGAAGGTCGCGGCGAATTACCGCCGGGCCTGATTCCAGCGTCATCGACATCGCACGTTGACGTGCTGGCGATCTCCGCGTCGCGCCAGCAGGATCTTCGTGAGGCCAACGAACAATTGGTGATGTCGTCACTGGTGGCGCAGGAATCCGAGGCACAGGCAAGGCAGGCGCACCGGCAACAGATAGCGTTCATGGCCATGGTTGCCCATGAGTTGCGGAATCCGCTGACACCTTTGCGTCTGGCGACCGATATGCTGACCAACCGGGGGCTCGCCAACGAGGTGCCGATCGAGCGTCTGGCAACGCTCATCACCAGCCAGATAGCCCGCATGGCACGCCTGATCGATGACTTGCTGGACGGTTCACGCCTCAGCACCGGCAAGCTGCGGCTGGAGTTTGACGAGGTGGACGTGCTTGGCGTTCTCGATCAGGCGATCATGGCCTGCCGGCCCGGCATGCATGCGCGGCAGCAGCAATTCAGCGCCGATTTGCTGTCCGGCCCATTGAATGTTCACGGTGATCCCATACGGCTGGCACAGATCTTCAGCAACCTGCTGGACAACGCCAGCAAGTACACCCCCGAAGGTGGCGAGATAGCGCTCGGCATGACCCTGGTCGACCACACACTCTCGATCTTCGTGCGGGACAATGGCGTCGGCATCACCGATGAAATGTTGCCGCAGATCTTCGATTTGTTCGTACAGGATGCACAGGTACTTGCGCATTCCAGTGGCGGCCTGGGCATTGGGCTCGCGGTCGTTCGCGAATTGGTGGAAGGCCATGGTGGAACGGTCACTGCTCACAGCGCGGGCCGTAATCTGGGAAGTGAATTCGTGGTGACGCTGCCGCTGGCCTGA